In a single window of the Enoplosus armatus isolate fEnoArm2 chromosome 15, fEnoArm2.hap1, whole genome shotgun sequence genome:
- the snx6 gene encoding sorting nexin-6 isoform X1, whose protein sequence is MMQEGLDDGPDFLSEEDRGPRAVNVDLQMDATLQVDISDALSERDKVKFTVHTKSTLPNFKQNEFSVVRQHEEFIWLHDSFVENEEYAGYIIPPAPPRPDFDASREKLQKLGEGEGSMTKEEFTKMKQELEAEYLAIFKKTVAMHEVFLCRVAAHPVLRKDLNFHVFLEYNQDLSVRGKNKKEKLEDFFKNVVKSADGVLVAGVKDVDDFFEHEKTFLLEYHNRVKDASAKSDRMIRSHKNAADDINRIASSLYTLGTQDSTDVCKFFLKVSELFEKTRKIEARVAADEDLKLADLLKYYLRESQAAKDLLYRRSRALVDYENANKALDKARAKNRDVLQAETSQQLCCHKFEKISESAKQELIDFKTRRVAAFRKNLVELAELELKHAKGNLQLLQSCLGVLKGNT, encoded by the exons cCGCGGGCGGTGAACGTGGATCTGCAGATGGACGCCACGCTGCAGGTCGATATCTCTGACGctctgagtgagagagacaagGTCAAGTTCACCGTCCACACCAAG AGCACGCTCCCTAACTTTAAGCAGAACGAGTTCTCGGTGGTCCGACAGCATGAAGAGTTCATCTGGCTGCATGACTCGTTCGTGGAGAACGAAGAATATGCAGGATACATc atcccccccgccccccccagaCCAGACTTTGATGCGTccagagagaagctgcagaagCTTGGGGAGGGAGAAGGATCCATGACCAAGGAGGAGTTCACCAAGATGAAGCAGGAGCTGGAAGC AGAGTACCTGGCCATCTTTAAGAAGACCGTCGCCATGCACGAGGTCTTCCTGTGTCGTGTGGCGGCTCATCCTGTCCTCAGGAAGGACCTCAACTTCCACGTCTTCCTGGAGTACAACCAGGAT CTGAGTGTACGAGGGAAGAACAagaaggagaagctggaggatTTCTTTAAGAATGTGGTGAAGTCGGCTGACGGCGTCTTGGTGGCCGGAGTCAAG gaCGTGGACGACTTCTTTGAGCACGAGAAGACGTTCCTGTTAGAATATCACAACAGAGTGAAAGACGCTTCGGCCAAATCTGACAGAATGATCCGCTCGCACAAAA acgCTGCGGACGACATCAACAGAATCGCCTCGTCTCTCTACACGTTAGGAACACAGGACTCCACAGACGTCTGCAA GTTCTTCCTGAAAGTGTCGGAGTTGTTTGAGAAAACGAGG AAGATTGAAGCTCGAGTGGCAGCAGATGAAGACCTGAAGCTGGCCGACCTGCTCAAGTATTATCTGAGAGAGTCACAGGCTGCCAAG GACCTGCTGTACCGGAGGAGCCGGGCTCTGGTGGACTACGAGAACGCTAACAAGGCTCTGGATAAAGCTCGAGCCAAGAACAGAGACGTCCTGCAGGCTGAGACCAGCCAGCAGCTCTGCTGCCACAAGTTTGAGAAGATCTCTGAGTCTGCCAAACAAG AGCTCATAGACTTCAAGACGAGACGAGTGGCAGCTTTCAGGAAGAACCTGGTGGAGCTGGCAGAGCTGGAGCTCAAACACGCCAAG GGgaacctgcagctgctgcagagctgtctGGGCGTCCTGAAGGGTAACACTTAA
- the snx6 gene encoding sorting nexin-6 isoform X2 — protein sequence MMQEGLDDGPDFLSEEDRGPRAVNVDLQMDATLQVDISDALSERDKVKFTVHTKSTLPNFKQNEFSVVRQHEEFIWLHDSFVENEEYAGYIIPPAPPRPDFDASREKLQKLGEGEGSMTKEEFTKMKQELEAEYLAIFKKTVAMHEVFLCRVAAHPVLRKDLNFHVFLEYNQDLSVRGKNKKEKLEDFFKNVVKSADGVLVAGVKDVDDFFEHEKTFLLEYHNRVKDASAKSDRMIRSHKNAADDINRIASSLYTLGTQDSTDVCKFFLKVSELFEKTRIEARVAADEDLKLADLLKYYLRESQAAKDLLYRRSRALVDYENANKALDKARAKNRDVLQAETSQQLCCHKFEKISESAKQELIDFKTRRVAAFRKNLVELAELELKHAKGNLQLLQSCLGVLKGNT from the exons cCGCGGGCGGTGAACGTGGATCTGCAGATGGACGCCACGCTGCAGGTCGATATCTCTGACGctctgagtgagagagacaagGTCAAGTTCACCGTCCACACCAAG AGCACGCTCCCTAACTTTAAGCAGAACGAGTTCTCGGTGGTCCGACAGCATGAAGAGTTCATCTGGCTGCATGACTCGTTCGTGGAGAACGAAGAATATGCAGGATACATc atcccccccgccccccccagaCCAGACTTTGATGCGTccagagagaagctgcagaagCTTGGGGAGGGAGAAGGATCCATGACCAAGGAGGAGTTCACCAAGATGAAGCAGGAGCTGGAAGC AGAGTACCTGGCCATCTTTAAGAAGACCGTCGCCATGCACGAGGTCTTCCTGTGTCGTGTGGCGGCTCATCCTGTCCTCAGGAAGGACCTCAACTTCCACGTCTTCCTGGAGTACAACCAGGAT CTGAGTGTACGAGGGAAGAACAagaaggagaagctggaggatTTCTTTAAGAATGTGGTGAAGTCGGCTGACGGCGTCTTGGTGGCCGGAGTCAAG gaCGTGGACGACTTCTTTGAGCACGAGAAGACGTTCCTGTTAGAATATCACAACAGAGTGAAAGACGCTTCGGCCAAATCTGACAGAATGATCCGCTCGCACAAAA acgCTGCGGACGACATCAACAGAATCGCCTCGTCTCTCTACACGTTAGGAACACAGGACTCCACAGACGTCTGCAA GTTCTTCCTGAAAGTGTCGGAGTTGTTTGAGAAAACGAGG ATTGAAGCTCGAGTGGCAGCAGATGAAGACCTGAAGCTGGCCGACCTGCTCAAGTATTATCTGAGAGAGTCACAGGCTGCCAAG GACCTGCTGTACCGGAGGAGCCGGGCTCTGGTGGACTACGAGAACGCTAACAAGGCTCTGGATAAAGCTCGAGCCAAGAACAGAGACGTCCTGCAGGCTGAGACCAGCCAGCAGCTCTGCTGCCACAAGTTTGAGAAGATCTCTGAGTCTGCCAAACAAG AGCTCATAGACTTCAAGACGAGACGAGTGGCAGCTTTCAGGAAGAACCTGGTGGAGCTGGCAGAGCTGGAGCTCAAACACGCCAAG GGgaacctgcagctgctgcagagctgtctGGGCGTCCTGAAGGGTAACACTTAA